A segment of the Anguilla anguilla isolate fAngAng1 chromosome 6, fAngAng1.pri, whole genome shotgun sequence genome:
gggcagagtTGAGACCTGGAGGAGATTCCCTTTAGTGAGATAGCAGTCAGGTGACCACCGGCATGCAGACAGGAGTAATGATGAAGGTGAAGAGTTGATAGCGGACTGCAGGTATGAGGGTGTTCTTCCCCCTGCTGCACCACAGGCCAGGAATTGGCCaccactggtagccagtggacaGAGATGGGGTGTGACTAGTATTTTGGCTGATTTTATTGAGGTGACTAAATTGACTACGGGTTGAAAGGAAATCATAACCTTCAGATGCTGCGGCGCCTCTAGGACTGGTAGGACATAATTCTAGAAACTCCATATTACCAACACATTTAACTTGTTTTAGTGCAATCTGTGCTCCCAGCAACTGTTCTAATCAACATTACTACCAATGTCTAAATGTTCAAATAAATCTTCAGAAAAATTAAAGCAGCAGTAGGTTTTCCTTTATACTGTTTATTGTACCGTTAAACCCGTCGGTAAACATGCACACTTAAAAACCGGCATTAATTCACAGTTATTAGAAGTTAAATACTCTGAAAGTACGTTCTACAGTAAACATGAAGATACAGGCTTACGTTAGCCCCTTGGCACAGATTTTCAGGTAAGACTTAAAATCAGGGCGTCTTTTGCCTCCCACTTCAGTTCTAAAAACCCTAAAAGCATGTAGTGTCGCTACAGTAGAGAGAGGACGTAGGAATGTCCagaagtgcattctgggaagaacCACGAAACTCAGCCaccatttcccacaattccctgccaggttaaaatatttttttttcttcttttaaatggTGGGTGCTCAtgctctctccacacacatGGCTATCCCCATCCCGCCCCCTATGCACAGGGCTGCCACGCCCTTTTTCCCCCCGGTCCTCTGGAGAGCGTGCAGGAGGGTCACCAGGATCCGGCAGCCGGACATGCCCAGGGGATGGCCCAATGAGATCGCTCCTCCGCTGATGTTCACCTacacagagaagagaggaaCCAAGTGAGAGAACCGCCTCAACTGCCAGagctactgtgatgtcacttcctgtgagctCTGCCCTTGGAGGGCTTGctgtgtgggaggggtgtgCCAAGGGTAGggctactgtgatgtcacttcctgaaggcatgatgggaaatgttCTACTTAAATTACTGTAATGCAAAGCAGTAAGCCCCTGCCCCAGAAACCGCCAGCTATGCTGCAGAGATGAAGAGTGCGCCGCGGGACTAGAGCAAGACTTCCTCAGTTTTGACAGACCAATGCCGGAGTCACGATCAGAGACGATATCGGTTACGTTTCAAGGCTGAAGTGAAGCAGCGGAAccaaagcacaaacacagcactgaaaTGGCACCACCAGCTCTAATCTACAGAGAGAATGTCTGGCAATGAGCCCTGTCCTGACGaaactgccatttaaaaaaaataaataccaaaaaatCCCCCCCAAGCAATTGCCGTGGGACACGGTGGCAGAAAAACTGAATTGACGAGATGCCTGTGTAGTCATAGTAACCGGGCTCCCGGGTAACAGTGAACAGGAACCTGTCACCACGACGACCACTCCACAGTCGGATCGGACTGACTCACCTTGTCTTGGCAAAGGCCGAGCTCCTTCAGCACAGCGATGGACTGGGCGGCGAAGGCTTCGTTTATTTCGAACAGATCCACCTGGTCCTTCTGCCAACCTGCTTTCTCCAGCTGCAAACACAAGGGCACAGTGTTAAAGGGGCTATTCACCGACTCCCAGCACTAAAAAACAGCGCTCACACTCACTGTTTGCAGCACATTCACAGATTTAGAGGTAAATATAAGCCCAAAAAAACCTCACTAACTCCTAACCGGTACAAGCTGTACATTAAACCCGTACATGATACTGTACAGAATAATACATTGCATATTGCATAATGGATTGGTACCACGTTTTACCTATGTGCATTTGTAAATGAATCGTGGCCTGCTTCACGCGTTCTGAGTTCGGACCCGAGCTCTCGCGCTCTGTACTCACTGCTTTCCTGATGGCGGGGATGGGTCCGGTCCCCATGATGGACGGGTCCAGCCCTGCCTGGGCCCAGGAGACGATCCGGGCCATGGGGTCCAGTCCCCTCTTCTGCGCCTCCGACAGGGTCATCAGAACCACCGCCGCAGCGCCGTCGTTAATGCCTGCGGGACAGAACCAGACGGGCCGTCTTATGATGAGACAGCCAATCGGCAGCAAGGACGTACAGCTTCCACGTGACATACGATGCGACACTAGTATTGTCCCGCCCCTTTGCACTGATTGGCAGGTCTGCGGAAGTTCCCGCCCACCTGAGGCGTTGCCGGGGGTGACCGTCCCCGTGCCGTCCTTCACGAAGTAGGGCTTCAGCTTGGCCATGGCGTCCAGGTTGCTCCCGTGACGAGGAAACTCATCCGTCTTCACCTCCACCGGACCTGAAACGCACGGGAACGATGTTCTGGAAACAGACACTCTCCCTGCACATATCCTGAACTCCTGAACTCTTGTGAACGAGAACAAAAATGTGACTCTTTGTATACAGCCCTCAGATCACTAATCTCGTAATTATTTAAGTACCGGATCATTCCTTtcttaaaaaacaggaaaatccaGTCCTGCAAGCAGATGAAGAATTCtgtattattacatttacacaaTTGCGGTTAGGAATGTTTACGTTGATAGCACgactctgtttctgtgtggggtGAAGTTAGTGTTGGAATAGTAAAACAGGCCTGTGCAGTGACAGAGCACAGCCATTTTAGAGCCGACTTTGGCTGGGACAGCGTGCAGCTTCTCAgagacacccccctccctcccccccccaccttttctGGACGCCACGGTGACGGGAACGATCTCCCGGTCGAAGTGACCGGCCTTCTGGGCCGCCTCCGTCCGGTTCTGGGACGAGACGGCGAACTGGTCCTGGGCCTCGCGGCTCACGCCCCACTGCTTGGCCACGTTCTCCGCTGCGGGAAAAACCacggcgacggggggggggtcgttaccgtgacaatgtttatttttttaaatttatttattttttttaaattacccaATCATCACGCACTGGTTAAATACAGACCAAGTTTCCCACCGTTTGGGGGTgagtttcatttcagttcagtcaactcaataaattttaattcagttaCTTGGTTCCATtacaggtcccccccccccactaaattcatgaattgaattcCCATTCCCTTGATGAACAGGCTAAATCGAAACGGAACGGACTGTGACCGTGTACGTTTGGGGTTTTTTGTGGTTTGCGGAGCCCCCTGACCTGTTATTCCCATGTGGTAGTTGTGAAAGGCGTCCGTCAGCCCTTCAGTGATGATGGAGTCCTGCAGGGTGGCGTCCCCCATTTTGACCCCAGCACGCATCTGCACCGTGTGGGGGGTCTAAAATGGCCGacgcacagacaggcagacacagacccagacagacgcacagacccagacagacacacagacccagacagtcatgcagacacacagacagacacacagacgctgCTCTTTAGATAGGGCCATTTTATCAGTGCTGGGACTCATAATCTGGCAGACATGCCCAAGGACAATTTACGCAAATCAGgtcaaaatatcggtcaaagtGCACGGCCAACGTTCTGACTGTAGTTTCCCTTCTTTTGTTCTCTTcactttaacatttaaaaaagatatttttgaaGAAAGTACAGGGGataagtggaaaaaaatgtaccaCAAAAAACAGGAGCAGCTTGTTTCATAGAGAAACATTTTAGGAATGGGATCTCTAAACTCTGATTATGGAGCACAACAGGTTCTGCTGGCTTCttgtttttaatcttaaaaTGAGTAACTTATTCAGACCCAGGGCAAGAAGTGAGACCAGTCAGTAACGggttaattgatcaattaagtgctcaGTAGCAATGGAATCCAGCAGAGccagtggctctccaggactaaGGTTGGAGACTGGGGGGGGTTGCTCTTGGTTACCATACCCTGCTCATGCTCTCCATCCCTCCTGCGACCACCACAGTGGACTCCCCGGTCTGGATGGACTGCGCCCCGAGACAGACGGCCTTCAGCCCCGACCCGCACACCATCTGGCAGCTCCACGCCGGGACCGGGTAGGGGACCCCCGCCCCGACACTGGCCTGCCGCGCCGGGTTCTGCCCGTGTCCTGAGaacggggggggagggtcaaaggtcaaaggtcacactgGCTCTGTTACAGATTTTTCAGAGACTAACTGAGAGACCAGTGCCGTGTCTGAATAGGCGCACTTGAACACTATTAAGTATAGTACACTATGTTATTGAATGAGTTGTACACAACTTgaatactcaatagtaggcacgTGCGCAAATTCAGACACGGCCCAGGATGGAATTCCGCATTACCTGCAGTGAGCACATGTCCCATTATCACCTGGGACACCTCCTCAGGGTTGACCTGCGCCCTCTTCAGGACCTCCTTGATCGCAGCCGCCCCCAGGTCCTGCAGTGGAACGGTGGACAGCACCCCACAGAAGGACCCTGGGTGAACAGCAGGGGAGAAGCCTTTAACTTTTTACGCAAAGTAGATAAACACTTAGCCATTCGATTCAAACGAGATTCTGCACGCACTGAGGGAGCTGGGTGCTCTTCGGTATTCATAATATCATTTTACAAAGAAACAATAAGACGTATATAGCCAGGTTAGGGAATGTTTTGAGTTGATTGCTTTGGCATTTAGCGAGTTTTATCATGTTAACATCTTGCATAAAACCAGGAAGTGGCTGTAAATTGAGAAGCGTGGGGAGACCGGTTTAAAGGGCTTCACCACGGAGCAGTCTTCTGATACTGTTGTTGACTAGCCTCACCTTTGTAGTATTATTGGTTGACTTTGTAACGGCAAAGTCAACTGATAATACGGATGACgaggtatttaaaaaattaaaaagctagCCTTCTGTTCAGCGATTTTGTAATacttctctcatacacacacgcacacatatactgtagccAAACGCTTCACTTTTCGAGTTCCGTCACTTCGGAGCCAATCACAAATTAGCTCCATGTCGTCGCACTATACCCACTATCCAATCGCTGCCACAAGAGACTGGTCAGAATGTGAAACAACCAATGAGGATGCCGTGACGACCTTATTCTTGAAATTAACAGATAGAAGCATTTCATAATGAATCTCCCTTCACCGGTAAAAGTAGCGAACGATTGTAATGCTATTATTCTAATGCTCCTTATCGAACCAGATGTCCATTTGGTACACATTTACGCATTTAGATAACTAATCGTACTTGAATGCAGTCTGCAAGAAGAAAACGAGAGATGGATATGCCATTCGATCGAATTATAACTTATCTACAGAATGTTCTGCAAAGTCATTCACTTAAGCAAATTCATCCCTTCACGTGCTgcgaaaaaaaaacgtattttacCAATCGGTGTCCTTGCGGCAGAGACGATTACAACAGAATCCGGATTCATGTCTGTTTGGATTGCCAAAATCTCGTCCCTTTGCAAATATCTGACTGTCAGACGAGCTGGCGGAGCAGTAAACCATTACCAAGACTCCCGCTTATTTGCATATAACACCCGCCAATCACATTGTAGCTTAGCCACCTCCCTCATATCTTAAAACATTCTCAAGACAGACCCGTACCGGtgcaacatttcattttaagtaGAACGCCATCCAATGGCGAGGAGGACtgctgcagttaaaaaaaaaaattgctctaatgcgcttaaaaaaaagaaaaattaaagcaATATCACCTGCTCTAAATTATACACTTTTGACTGACATGCTACAAGCAATACCATGTCCTTTCCgacagcattttaaaacaccCCACTTCAATCACTGGAATTTTTTAGTAGTTTATCGTATCACATTTTCATAACAGTTCTTCATTTGTATGGATTACCACTTTTCACCATTTAAAATCTGAACCAAAATTGTCCAAACACAATAATGACTTCAGACCAGTACTGACAATATACCTCCGTTTTTTTATTCCCAAGCCCCAAAAACACCAATGTACTAGATACTGTATCTATAAAAAGCTATGGCTAAACCATAAACATTCAACAAGTGCCATTACATTTTAACAGTGTAGGAAGCCAAAAGGGGAGTCCATTACAAATAAGGGGTTTATAGAACATTAAGCAATATCACTTCCAGAGGTGATAACAAAAACATTCTACttttttgcaattaaatacTATCCATTTTGGAAATATTATTGGCAAGTACTGAACTGCACAATATGCATCATGACACCAGCAGTAAAAGTCAAAAGATTTACATGACACGTGATCACATGCTCCTCCAAAaccatgggggaaaaaaataagacgATGGTCATATTAAAATTCTTTATTGATATTTGGTCAGTACATGAAAAGGATTGAAGTCAGAATAATATGAATTTAACAGTGTACAATGTGGAGGAAACTACACACAAGTCAAacagattttttgcctagaatGGGAACAAAACTACACGTTAAACACCATAAACTAAGGACATCCTGAACGTGGcgatgctatttttaaaaaaacgcggggggagagaaaaaaccTGCGACGTCATCACTTTATTGAGCATTACAGTATTACACCAGATGCAAAATGGTGGTTTTCTTTGTGGTATGCattcaaaaacaggaaacaaggGCGTTGAAAAACCAGATGTTGAAACGAAAGACATTCGagcaacaaaaaatgtctttgtgaagttgttaaaaaaaaaaaaacacctacattaattcactgtattttttgtatctagcaacataattttttttaaaagtcaactGTGGCAGAGGTAtcacaagcaaaaaaacaaacaaaaaaaaaaagtcaattctGGACAGAATCCTTAGCCAAATGAATTTAATGACACTATgcgttttattattatttttttttattcttttaatttcccctccccccccccccatttttgtgtaaaaaaaaaataatacgcTGAATGTGTAAAGAAAGTTTACAAAATGGAGCCGTGGGCGGCGGCCACCGCGGAGGCGGAGTCCAGGCCATTCTGCGCGTGGCGGGAACCCGCAGTTCTAGAACCCTtcccgccgctgccgccgccgccgccgccgctactgctgctgcaggcGCTGGCCGCTTTGTCCTCCTGGGAGTCGTGGTTGGAGTCTGTGTCGTTCGAgtgctgtgtgagagaggtctCGCTACCGGTGGGGGAGTCTACGCTCTCATAGCCCGCGCTTAGCTGGTTCGTGTAGCCGCCGGCGATGGCCGCGGCGGCGTTGgccaccgccccgcccccggctccgccccccctgcccaccctcTCCTCCGCGTGATTGGACAGTTTGACCTCCCCGccacccacgccccccccagcgccgccgccgccaacgCCTCCGCCACCAcccccgggggagggggcggagtcctCGTCGGCGCTGCTGGGCTCGCGGTACGTCCTCTGGGCGGGGTTGCCGTTGCTGGGCCCGTTGGCCAGCCGACCGCCGTCCCGACCGGCCGCCTCGGCGGGCCCCCCCGCCTCGGAGGGGGAAGTCCTGCAGCCGGCGCCGGGGGTGgagccctgggggggggcggagccctgCTGGGACAGCTGCTGACGGCTCTccctcagctgctgctgcagcaccagGATGGTGCTCTGCATTCCCTCCACCTCCTCGTCCAGCTGGATGATGAAGTCGTTCAGctctgggggcggggcacaggtgtgggggggggggggggcggggtttaaacaagcagacagacatgTCAATCAACTCGATGCACTACAAGAGCGCTTTCATACACTTCTTGAATAACAGACAGACCTGGGCCAAACGCAAATTTGAAATACTTTCATGTCTTTAAATCAGGGGTGGGGACTACGCCTCCTGTATTTCCCCTGGCTTCACCAACTAAGTAGCCGTAAACACCAAAGCCAGTCATTTACAGCAGACCACAGTAAAAACGTTTCATTATGGGGACACTTAAACAGGAAACGCTCTTCAATCGTAAAATAATCCGAAGCTCAATGCACGTAGGAAAATGAGTTGGTAAGAGGAAACAAGCACATGAATGCAGCCTGTGTTTggagcccacacacacacacacacacacacacacacgcacggttCTCACCATCCTGGCTGCTCTTGAGCTCCTCGCTGTACTTCTTCTGCAGGGCGAGCTCGGCCTCCAGCTGGGCGATGCGTCCCTGGGACAGCTGCCGGCCCAGCTCCTGGTTCTCCTGGATCAGCATGCGGCACTTGGCCATCAGCTTCTTCCCCGTCTGGCTGCAAGGGAGAGGAGCCTGACATCACACAATGAACGCCGCACCGAAAACAAACGTCCAaa
Coding sequences within it:
- the acat2 gene encoding acetyl-CoA acetyltransferase, cytosolic, coding for MNPDSVVIVSAARTPIGSFCGVLSTVPLQDLGAAAIKEVLKRAQVNPEEVSQVIMGHVLTAGHGQNPARQASVGAGVPYPVPAWSCQMVCGSGLKAVCLGAQSIQTGESTVVVAGGMESMSRTPHTVQMRAGVKMGDATLQDSIITEGLTDAFHNYHMGITAENVAKQWGVSREAQDQFAVSSQNRTEAAQKAGHFDREIVPVTVASRKGPVEVKTDEFPRHGSNLDAMAKLKPYFVKDGTGTVTPGNASGINDGAAAVVLMTLSEAQKRGLDPMARIVSWAQAGLDPSIMGTGPIPAIRKALEKAGWQKDQVDLFEINEAFAAQSIAVLKELGLCQDKVNISGGAISLGHPLGMSGCRILVTLLHALQRTGGKKGVAALCIGGGMGIAMCVERA
- the wtap gene encoding pre-mRNA-splicing regulator WTAP, with the protein product MTNEEPLPKRVRLSESDLKTLTREELCVRWKQHEAYVQVLETKYADLNTNDVTGLKESEEKLKQQQQESARRENILVMRLATKEQEMQECTTQIQYLKQVQQPSAAQLRSSMVDPAINLFFLKMKSELEQTKDKLEQAQNELSAWKFTPDSQTGKKLMAKCRMLIQENQELGRQLSQGRIAQLEAELALQKKYSEELKSSQDELNDFIIQLDEEVEGMQSTILVLQQQLRESRQQLSQQGSAPPQGSTPGAGCRTSPSEAGGPAEAAGRDGGRLANGPSNGNPAQRTYREPSSADEDSAPSPGGGGGGVGGGGAGGGVGGGEVKLSNHAEERVGRGGGAGGGAVANAAAAIAGGYTNQLSAGYESVDSPTGSETSLTQHSNDTDSNHDSQEDKAASACSSSSGGGGGGSGGKGSRTAGSRHAQNGLDSASAVAAAHGSIL